From Pirellulales bacterium:
CGGACGATCTGGACGACCTTCAATGTGAGGCCAACCGCGTCCTGAATTCCCTCCACGACGACGACAAATTCCTTCGCTCGGCATTCGCCCACTGCAAACTCCCGCTCTAGCCCGATGGCTCATTCCCAACGCAAAGATCAATAAGGGGTCTGCAATTGATGATTTTCTGGGAGGTACCGCAGTTAAGACAGCTGGAGCCCCCCCTTCTGGCGACGCTTGGCGGACGAGGCCATATTGTAGGACTCCCCGGATTTTGGGATAGTTCGCCGCGATTTCGTCCGGGTCGCGGCCGGCGTTCGTCCCCGCAGGTTCTGCAGGAATCCGGCCGCGGCGATTGCGATCTTTTTTCCTAGGGTTGCAGGCATGTCATCGGTTGATTCGATGCCCAACGAATGTCTGTGGGGAGAACGCCCGGTTGGCCGGCGTTTTGCGCCCTGGCGTGATTGGGAGTTTTGGGCTTTGGCTGCGGCATCGCTGTTGCTTTACGGCACGCGTTTGACCGCCATTCCGATCCGTGGAGAGGAGACTCGCCGGGCCGAAGTGGCTTGCGAAATGATTCAGACCGGCGATTGGATCGTGCCTCGGCAGCAAGGCGAGCCGTTGTTGAGTCGCCCGCCGTTGGGAAGTTATCCAATCGCCTTGGCGGCGATGTTGTTCGGCGATTGTTCGTTGCTGGCCGTGCGCTTGCCCTCGGTGATTGCAACGTGCCTGACCGTGCTGTTGATCTATGGCTATGGGCGATTATTTTTGTCGCGGCTTGGGGCATTTGCGGCGGGTTTGGCCTACGCCACGATGGGACAAGTTCTCGTGTTGGGCCGCATGGCCGAAACGGAAGCGACCTTCACGCTCCTGCTGAGCGGCGCTCTCTTGGTTTGGCATTGCGGTTATTGCCGATCTTGGCCGCGACCGTGGCCATGGTTTGCCGGCTACGGCCTTGCGGCGCTGGCCGCGCTGGCCAAAGGACCGCAAGCGCCCGTCTATTTTGCGGCGCCGGTCGGCTTGTTTCTGGCGTCGCGGCGCGACTGGCGAACGCTGCTCGGGCGCTGGCATCTGGCTGGGCTGGCGCTTTTCATCGCGATGGTCGGGCTGTGGCAGGTACCGTTTCTGGCCCACATGGGTTGGCCGGCTGCGAAAACCATGTGGCTCGGCGACGTGGCGATGCGGTTTGCAGACACACGCTGGCAGACGATCGCTTTGCATTTGCTCGAGTATCCATTGGAGATCGCGGTTTGCACGTTGCCCTGGTCGCCGCTGTTGCTGGCTTATCTGCCGAAACAATCGCGCCGCTCCCTGGCGGCAACTCCCCATGTGCGATCGCACATCGCGTTTCTTTCGATCGCGATTGGATTGGCGTTTGCCACCTGCTGGGTGGTGCCCGGGGCGAAGGGCCGCTACTTCATGCCGCTCTATCCGTGCATCGCTTTGTTGGTCGGATTAGCCGTCGAACAGATCGCACAGCCGGCCGCAGCGCCATGGCAGCGACGCGGATGGAAATGGTTTCTGCTTGGCAAGGCCGCATTGGCGTTCGGCGCCGCTGTCGCGGTTGTTGCCATTCAATTCATCGGGCAATTTCGTCAGCTCGGCTTGCTACAACCGAACTGGTTCGTCGCCGTGTATGCGACCGGAACGCTTATCGTGGGAACCTTGCTGATCCTCACCTGCCGCAGCATTAGAGCGAGTCGGATTCGCGTCGCAATCTTGAGCGTGACAGCGTTCATCGGCATTTCGTATGTCGGCGTGATTTTGAACGTGACCGCGGCAACAGCCGAAGACCCGACGCCGGATGTGGCTCAATTGAAACGCAAGCTGCCCACCGGTGCCCGGCTGGTGAGCTTCGGGCTTGTGGAAACGCTGTTCACATTTCTCTATCGCCAGCCGATCGAAGAGCATCCCTGGCCGAAATCGGCAAGCGAACTCGGCCCGGCCTGCGACTATTTTTGCTTTACGTGGGATCGACCGTTGCCGCCTTCGCTGCCATTCGGCTGGCAAATCGAGGGAGTGATTCCCTGCGATCGGGTGCGGCACGATCCGCCGTTGAAGAAGGTAATCGTCGGCCGGCGGATCCATTCGCTGGCGAACGAGACAGGAATGATTCACTGATGTCGCGAATGAATCGCTTCGCGGCTTGGTCGCGCCTTCCTGGCTAACGCTTCGGACCAGTAGGGCTCGGGAAAAAGTAGCCCGAAGCATTCGCGAGGGGAGCCCGAACGCCGATCGTGTTTTTCCGCACACCGTTACCGAAGATCCCGGACCGTTCCATGGAATCCCCTCAGCCGAACCAAACCGTGCATCGAGCTCGTCCGGCCATTGAACGATGGCTGCGGATCGCGATTGCCGCTTGGATCGCGCTAGCAATTGCTGGGAGCGTGAAGAGCATCGTCGAACCGCGGCTTCACACGGTTTACACCACGTTCTCCGGTGCGTCGCGTGATTCGTGGTCGGGCCACAGCTTGTATCTCGAACGCGAGTTTTTCTACAGCCCGGCATTTGCGGTCGCAATGACGCCCCTGGCGTTGCTGCCCGATTGGCTTGGCGGCGTCGTTTGGACCTGGTTGAGCTGCGGTCTGCTGTTCTTTGCTTTGCGCGTTTTTTATCGCACCGTGTTGCCGGCGTCGACGTGGCCGCCGCGCGCGGAGGGACAATTTCAACTGCTGGCATTGCTCGGCACGGTGCGGAGCATCTGGTCGGGCCAGAGCAATGCGATTTTGGTTGCGATGGTGTTGTGCGCCGCGGTGGAATTTGTTCGCGGCCGATGGTGGCGTGCGGCGATTTGGCTGGCGGCCCCGATTCACATCAAAGTCTGGCCAGCCGTCGTTGGCGGGTTGTTCACCGTGCAGGCGCCTCAGCGGTTGGCAAGACGGTTGGCGGCGTGCACGGTCGGTTTGGGATTACTACCGTTTCTCGTGCAACCGCCGGCGGCCGCGGCCAGTCAGTATGTCGGCTGGTATCGCTGCCTCGTGAATCGGCAGGCGGGCGGTGGGCGATACACGGGCTACCGCGATGCTTGGACCATTTGGGAGCAATTCCACGCCGTCGACGCCCGGGCTTACATGCTCTGGCAAGTTGGAGCCGGTCTGGCAGTGTTGGGATGGTGTCTTTGGCAGCGCCACCGCGGCTTGCAGCGGCGGCAAATCGCAATCTACACGATCTGCGCTTGGAGCATTTGGCAGTTGCTATTGGGTCCGGGCACGGAACGCCTGACCTACAATCTGATCGCGCCGGGGCTGGCGTGGGGCGTGTTGACTTGCTTCTACACTTGCGGGCCTCGGCGGCTGCTGCGGCGCATGTGGATCACGGCCGCGTATCTCACGACCTATCTCCTCGGCGTCGGTGGGGTCGAACGGTTCTTGATGCAATGGTGCCCCGCCGCCACGGCGCTGGAGCCGATCGGAGTGTTGATTTTTGGGCTGTGGCTGGTGCGACATGCGAGTTCGGAAGAACCCTGGCCGCTAGCCGAAATTCCGCGCCCCTTCGCAGAAGCCACGCCTGCGAGGAGCCACGGCCAAGCCGCGTAGCGGAACGAACGGGGCGAGCCATCCACATGTGACGCTAGCAAGCGGCAGGTACAGCAGTGTGTGCCAGTGGCACATGGACGCCGGTTGGAGCTAGAGGGCCCGGCGGGTGCGGCGCGGGGCGCGGCTGCGGCCCAACAGCGGCGGGACGGGGCGCGGTTTCGGCGGTTCTTCGGGTTGAACGTCGAGCGGATCGCCAAGGTCGCCGAAATCCTCGCGGGAATTCGGCGCCGCACTGCCGTCGCCGACCGGTTTCGCGCGGCTCGTGGCCTCGAAGCCCGGCAGCTCGTCGCGCGTCAGCAGCCGATCGATGCGCATTTCGATTCGCGTCAGCTCATTGCCTTCTTCGGGCGTGACGAACGTGTAGGCCACGCCCTCGCGGCCCATGCGGCCGGTGCGGCCCACGCGATGCACATAATCATCGCAGAACTGCGGAATGTCGTAGTTGATGATGTGTGAAATGCCGCTGACATCGATGCCGCGGCCAACCACGTCGGTCGCCACCAGATAGCGGACCTTTCCTTCGCGGAATTGCGCCATCACGCGGTCGCGGGCATTTTGTTGCAGATCGCCGTGGATGCAGGCGGCGCCGGTCAGCTTTTTCGCCAACCGCATGTACACCTTGTCGGTGCCGCGCTTCGTGCGGCAGAAGATGATCGCCTGCTTCGGATCCTCCCGGGCAACGAGCCGCTCGAGCAAATCGAATTTCCGCTCCGGATCGACCGTGAAATAAAACTGCTCGATCGTCTCGACCGCAATATCGTGCGACGAGAAATTGAGCGACTCGGGATCGCGCATGTAGCGTTTCGAGAGCCGCTCGACCGGCGGCGGAACGGTGGCGCTCAACAACAGCGTTTGCCGCGATGCGGGGCAATTGCGCAGAATTCGCTCGATGTCGGGCCGAAAGCCGATGTCGAGCATGCGATCGGCTTCGTCCAATACGGCGATCTTCAAGTCGCCAAGCGGCAACGTGCCGCGGCCCATGTGATCGAGCACTCGGCCGGGCGTGCCGATCACAATGTCGGCCCCGCGCTGCAATTTTTCGATTTGGCCGCGGATCGGTTTGCCGCCATAGAGCGCGACGATATGCACCTTGCGGCCATGCGATAGCTTGACCGCTTCCTCGCGAACTTGCACGGCCAATTCGCGCGTCGGCACCATGACAAGCGCCTGCACCATGCTCCGCTTGTGCTGCTGCTGGCCGAGGCGTTCGAGAATGGGGATCACGAACGCCGCGGTTTTGCCCGTGCCGGTGCGGGCTTGCGCCAGCACGTCGATCCCCAGCAGGGCCCGAGGGATCAGGCCGGCTTGAACCGGCGTCGGCCGCAGATACTCGGCCTTGGCCAAGGCTTCGAGCATCACCGGCGAGAGCGATAAATCTTGAAAGGCGACGTTTGACGACGGCCCGGCATCCAAACACGCGCGGTTAGCTTCCAGTCCCTGAGATTCCGCCGCGGGACTCGGCGACGATTGCAGTTCCGATTCAGTCACGAACACCTATCCATTTAATAGCCAGTTCCCCCGACAACGATCGGCCGCAATGTGCGATCGGAGCAGCCGTTCGCGGGGCCCAGACGCCCAGCATGGGGCTTCCAAGGGAAAAATGTCAACATGTTTTCCCCAAGTCTAACGCATGCCGGCCTTTGGTCAACCGCCAGAAGCCTCGCGGCTTCGGGCTGGGCGGCGGTGAGCCGTTAGGCGGTGAGGCGGGCAGCGATGGAGCGGCCGCGTGTGCGATCGCAAGTGGCCGAAGGCCGCGGCCTGCCTTCGAACCTCACCGCCTCGCAGTCTCAAAGCCTCACAGCCTAAAAAACAGGCCGGCGCACCCGAATGGGCGAGCCGGCCTTTCTCGTCGGATCTGGGGCAACCGCCGCGGACGCTGTTTCCCGCAACCGGAGCCAACTAGCGATCGCTACTTCTTCTTGGGCGAACGCTTGGCCTTCTTCGTGGCGGCCTTCTTGAGCGATCGCTTGGCCGGCTTCTTGCTGACGGCCTTCTTCGGCGAACGCGTGGCCTTTTTCTTCGTAGCCTTCTTGGTCATTGCCATTTCCTTGGCTCCTCCGGAACGAGCACCCGCTCTCTGCGACATTCTTCCCCTGGGCGCTCTACAAGGGGAAGCCGCTGAACCGAACGTGGCTGAGATCGACTCGCGCTAAATCCGTTCAACGCAAAGCATTTGCTCCAGCCGCGCGCATTGAACCAGTTTTTTGGCAAATGAGTCAAGATGAATTTGGCCACAACGACTGCAAACGATCGCGCAATTGCGTCGAATGCGCAATGCGACGAGCAGCCAACGCGGCATGGCTAACCTTGCACGATCGGGTTCACGAGCGTGCCAAGCGTGTCGATCGAGATCTCGACGACATCGGCCGGATGCAATGTGAAATCGCTTTCGGGCACCACGCCGGTGCCGGTCAAAAGAATCGCACCGCCGGGAAACGAATTGTCGCGGCCGAGCCAGCCGATCAATTCCGAAAGCGAGCGAGCCATTTGCCGTGTGTTCGTCGCGCCTGCGAATACGACTCGACCCTCGCGGCGCACCGACAACCGGATGTCGAGTTCGAGGTCGCCTGCCGGCTCGCCGAGCGTGATC
This genomic window contains:
- a CDS encoding glycosyltransferase family 87 protein encodes the protein MESPQPNQTVHRARPAIERWLRIAIAAWIALAIAGSVKSIVEPRLHTVYTTFSGASRDSWSGHSLYLEREFFYSPAFAVAMTPLALLPDWLGGVVWTWLSCGLLFFALRVFYRTVLPASTWPPRAEGQFQLLALLGTVRSIWSGQSNAILVAMVLCAAVEFVRGRWWRAAIWLAAPIHIKVWPAVVGGLFTVQAPQRLARRLAACTVGLGLLPFLVQPPAAAASQYVGWYRCLVNRQAGGGRYTGYRDAWTIWEQFHAVDARAYMLWQVGAGLAVLGWCLWQRHRGLQRRQIAIYTICAWSIWQLLLGPGTERLTYNLIAPGLAWGVLTCFYTCGPRRLLRRMWITAAYLTTYLLGVGGVERFLMQWCPAATALEPIGVLIFGLWLVRHASSEEPWPLAEIPRPFAEATPARSHGQAA
- a CDS encoding DEAD/DEAH box helicase — encoded protein: MTESELQSSPSPAAESQGLEANRACLDAGPSSNVAFQDLSLSPVMLEALAKAEYLRPTPVQAGLIPRALLGIDVLAQARTGTGKTAAFVIPILERLGQQQHKRSMVQALVMVPTRELAVQVREEAVKLSHGRKVHIVALYGGKPIRGQIEKLQRGADIVIGTPGRVLDHMGRGTLPLGDLKIAVLDEADRMLDIGFRPDIERILRNCPASRQTLLLSATVPPPVERLSKRYMRDPESLNFSSHDIAVETIEQFYFTVDPERKFDLLERLVAREDPKQAIIFCRTKRGTDKVYMRLAKKLTGAACIHGDLQQNARDRVMAQFREGKVRYLVATDVVGRGIDVSGISHIINYDIPQFCDDYVHRVGRTGRMGREGVAYTFVTPEEGNELTRIEMRIDRLLTRDELPGFEATSRAKPVGDGSAAPNSREDFGDLGDPLDVQPEEPPKPRPVPPLLGRSRAPRRTRRAL
- a CDS encoding glycosyltransferase family 39 protein: MSSVDSMPNECLWGERPVGRRFAPWRDWEFWALAAASLLLYGTRLTAIPIRGEETRRAEVACEMIQTGDWIVPRQQGEPLLSRPPLGSYPIALAAMLFGDCSLLAVRLPSVIATCLTVLLIYGYGRLFLSRLGAFAAGLAYATMGQVLVLGRMAETEATFTLLLSGALLVWHCGYCRSWPRPWPWFAGYGLAALAALAKGPQAPVYFAAPVGLFLASRRDWRTLLGRWHLAGLALFIAMVGLWQVPFLAHMGWPAAKTMWLGDVAMRFADTRWQTIALHLLEYPLEIAVCTLPWSPLLLAYLPKQSRRSLAATPHVRSHIAFLSIAIGLAFATCWVVPGAKGRYFMPLYPCIALLVGLAVEQIAQPAAAPWQRRGWKWFLLGKAALAFGAAVAVVAIQFIGQFRQLGLLQPNWFVAVYATGTLIVGTLLILTCRSIRASRIRVAILSVTAFIGISYVGVILNVTAATAEDPTPDVAQLKRKLPTGARLVSFGLVETLFTFLYRQPIEEHPWPKSASELGPACDYFCFTWDRPLPPSLPFGWQIEGVIPCDRVRHDPPLKKVIVGRRIHSLANETGMIH